From Microscilla marina ATCC 23134:
TTTCTTTTATTTATTTGCTTTTCAGTGAGTTACTAGCCCATAATAAGGAAAAAAAACATAAACCCAATGTTTAGCTCGTACATTATTTTGATATTTATATGGTAAGTTTACCGATTTTATATTAAAAAATAAGCCTTTGTTCATATCATACCCCCTGCCTTAGGCAAACCAATGTTTTGGCAAAGTCTAAAGCAGCAAAAGCGGGCTTCCTGAAAAACCCGCTTTTGGTAAATGTAATGCCTTACTACTTAAGTTCTTTTTCTGATACAACCTCTCCTGCTTTGTACTGAATCATCTTTACCCGTTTGCCGTGCACATTGTATAAATACCAAGCGCCATTTTTGTTGTTATAAAAATAAGCTCCTTGTGCTTTTACTTTGCCCGTGGGGTAATACGACTTGTACCTTCCGTACTTATTGTCACGTCGATAATATATTTCTTCCAGTACTTGTCCATTGGGTGCATATATTTTAGTCAACCCTTGTTTTACACTTCGGTTTTTGTTGCGCACAGCACCATACATGCGCATGACTTTATAGGTTTCGGCACGTATTAGTTTGCCGTCTTGGTTGTATGTTTTTTTAATGCCATTCATCTTACCCTCTATATAAGGCTCTTCTGTTTTGATGTTGCCGTTGGGGTGGTAATGCTTCCAGGTACCATACTTTTTTCCTTTTTGGTAGGCTATTTTGGCTTTTACCTTGCCATTAGGGTAATATTGGGTATGTTTTTGGTCAAGCTCTTTGCGTTTATACTCGCTTTCCCGTTTTTTGGTACCATCTTTATAAAACAGTACTTCTTTCCCTTCTTTGAACCCTAACTTGTAATAAGAGCGCTGTTGAAGTTGGCCGTTCCGGTAGTTTCGAATAAACTCTTTGTCTAGTCGGTCCTTTACATAAAATGCCTTGGTTAATATTTTTCCATCGGCGGCGTATTGAATGTATGCTCCCTCTTTTTTACCGTTTACATTGAATCCTGACACCTGTACTTGACCATTTTCAAAATAGGTTTTATAAAAACCGTCCGGTTTGCCTTTTTTATAGGCTTCTTCTTTGCGCAGTTTTTCACTGGGGTAAAATGTTTTGGTAACGCCGTGTGCCCTGCCTTGTACAAAATCACTTTCTTGCTTGATTTTGCCCGACAAGAAATAAAGAAATACTTTGCCGTGTACTATGTCGCGTACAAAGTCGCTTTTCTTGAGTATTCTTCCTTGATTGTCATACACCTCTACAGTGCCCGTGAGCGAGTCGTTTTTGTATACCCCTCGCTGCGACATTTCGCCGTTGGGGTGGAAAATGGTAAATTTACCTTCTTTGCTTCCCTCGGTGTAGCCAATCTCTATTTGTTTTTTTCCACTGGCATAGTATCCAGTAAACCTGCCGTTTTTCTTTCCTTCCTCAAAGTCGCCCGTAGAAGCCAGTTGTCCATTTTGGTGGTAGCTTTTATAGGCGCCCTCTATCAGTTTGGTGTCGGCACGGGCTACCAAGGTATATTCTTCTTTGAGTTGCTGGCGCAATGAGTCATAATAGGTTTTTACAGGTTCGGTTTTTTGAGCCACTACTGGGGCACTCACCCAGACAGCAAGCAGTAACAAAAGATAATGTTTTTTAATTTGCATGTTTACTCTGATATTTTTTACAATTCTAACACTTTATTTTTCTACATTTTTTTATTGCTTGAGGCTATAACGTAATAAAGCCGCGATAAGATATAGATTTAAAGTGTTGCCTAAAACAACGCTTATTTGCTATTACATTGTTTTTGTGATAAAATGAACAGGTGCTCGATATTTTGAGTTGTGGAGGCATGAATTTCGCGAAAAGAAAGAATAAAACAATTTTATGTGGCAAGTTCTCAGTACGTGTATCAATGCTTACATTCCCGTTGGCAGTCTTGCTCTCCGGTGAGCTTACCGTGAGCGTCTAAATGATAACCGCAACAACTAATAAAATCTTTTTTGAGCATATCTTTAGCCCTTTGAAAACGCATTTTTACATTAGACAACGAGGTGTTGAGCTGATGGGCAATCTCAGCTTGTTTGTGTCCCTGGTGGGTAAGCAAAATCACTTGCTGGTATTTTTCGGGCAGTTCGCGAATAAAAGGCTCTAAACAACAATAGGCATATTGCTGATAAGCCAGGTTTTGTTCCGAAGTATCAGCCATTACTTCCAGTGCTGGGTTGGTGTCTTGGGTAGCCTTATAGTGTCTACGGTAATAGTCGGCAATGACATGCCTCGAAATTTGGTATACCCAGGCTTCCAGTTTTGCGTCGTTTTTTAACTTATCGAGTTGGGTGTGTATTTTTACAAAAACTTCTTGTCTTATATCATGGGCATCTTCCGTATTGGGAATTTTGCTGCTGATAAAATGCAACAAACGATCGGAGAAATCGCTCCATATTTTTGCTGTTTTTTCCATCGTCTTTCTTTAGTGGTTTATAAAGAATAGTAAGCCCTTGGCTATGTAATATGACTGGTCTTTGCTACTTTTTTTTCAAATTTACGAATATAAATTTTGACAAAAGTAAAAAAAAGCTGCCAATCGAGTATAAACAGTTCATAGCCAAAGGCGGTGTTTTCAATCAAAAAACTTACCCACAGCAACTATCCGCACAGCTGGTACAGTTACATTTTTCGCAGCTACAGTCCGCCGTTTTGCAGTTGCTACATTTACAATTAACACAAGTACAATTTTCACAAGTGCACCCGTTTTTTGCTAAATTATTATCTAAAGTCGTCATATATATCAAATTTTTGAGTAAAACCATTTAATTTTCGCCCCATAGTCGGGGAGTAGCCCAAAAAGTCACATAAAAAAACAAAAAAATGAATGCCTCTATTGTAACTCGCCAAGCTTTGCTTACTCTTGTTTTGTGGGGGAGTATATATTCGCTGAGCATTGCTCAAATAAAACCATTGCCCAACCCTGCCCTAACCAATAGCTTTACTCCCAAGCTGCATCTTTCGCCCAAAGGCAAAGTATATTTGAGCTGGCAAACCAAAAATGTCAACCAAAAACACAGCTTGTGGGTAAGTAGCCTCAAGGGTGAAAAGTGGAGTGTGCCCAGGCAAGCCGCTACCGAAACCCAACAATGGTTTGTCAACTGGGCAGATTTTCCAGCAGTCACTACCTTTGGCAAACACTCGTTGGCGGTGAATTACCTGCAAAAAAGCGCTTCTTCTACTTATGCCTATGACGTAATGTTGCGTATCTCTCACGACAAGGGCAAAACTTGGCAAAAGCCTTGGGTAGCACATCAGGACGGAACCCATACCGAACACGGTTTTGTGAGTCTTGCCCCTGCTTCAAACGGGCGGTTTTTGGCAGTGTGGCTCGATGGACGCGAAACAGCCAAAAAAACAGGCAAATCGCACGGGCACAGCCATGAACATGGGGCAAATAAAAAAGCAATGACCCTGAGGGCAGCCTTTTTCGATGGCGAGGGTAACAAGCATGCGCCTGCTTTGCTCAACGATTGGGTGTGCGATTGTTGCCAAACCTCGGTTGCACCAACCAGACAAGGCTATGTGGTGGTGTATAGAGGTCGCTCAAAAGGTGAGGTGCGCGACATTGCCTGCCAAACCTATAAAAATGGTCAATGGACTTCCCCTCATATTATTCATCCTGATGGTTGGGTAATTAATGGTTGTCCGGTAAATGGTCCCAGCGTTTCGGCAAATGGCAACCAAGTAGCCGTAGCCTGGTATACCAAGGCAAACAACAAGGCCAAAGTACAAGTGGCTTTTTCTGACAATGGCGGCGAGTCTTTTAGTTTGCCTACTCAGGTAAACGAAGGCAGCACCATAGGCAGGGTGGCTTGTGCGGCTTTGCCCAATGGCGACGCTTTGGTGGTTTGGTTGGAAACTAACGATACAAAAACCTTTATAAAACTACGCAAAGTAAGTGCCCAGGGTAAAGCAGGCAAAATATACATCGTGAGTCAAACCAGTAGTGCACGTTCTAGTGGTTTTCCGCAAATAGTAGTACAAGGCAAGCACGCCATATTGGCTTGGACTTTGGCAAACAAGAAAAGCAAGGTGCTCAAAACTGCCACTTACGCTTTTTAATTAAACACAAAAATAGATCAAAATACGGTACAGGATAGGATAAGCCGATAAAAATCAGTGTGCTATAAAACTCATAGCTGCTGGCGACACAAGGCATAAAATAAGCCCTACGCACTAAAAAACTTCATAAATGCAACATTTCGACAAATTATTAGAATTACTCAACATAGAAAAAGAAGAAGACCAGCGACAGTACCAAAACCAAATGGTGTTGACTCCGCTAAGCGAACGCAAAAAAAAGGGAGTGAGTTGGTACCCAGTAACCGTAAAAAGCACCGAAATAGGCACTGGTGAAAATTATTACATCAGTTTTGAACGGGTAACCGAACTTAGGCAAAACCACAGCTTTCAGGTGGGCGATATGGTGTCGTTGTTTAACAACAGTAGCAAACAAGGCAAAAAATCGAGCATTTCGGGGGTGATCACTTACGTGAAAAGGGATGCCATGCGGGTGGCTTTTTCAGTAGACGAATTGCCCGAATGGGTGGAGTATGGTACCCTGGGTATAGACCTCTTGTTTGACGCTGTTACTTACAAAGAAATGGATGCTGCAGTGCGCAAGGTGGTAAGCAGTGAAGACCCCAGGGTGATAGAGTTACGCGATGTATTGATTGGTAAAAAGAAAGCCCGTTTTTTGGACAAAAGCGAGTTGCCCGACTACTATGAGGTAGCTACGCTGAACGAGTCACAAAACGAAGCCGTACAAAATATCTTGCGGGCGCAAGACGTAGCCATCATTCACGGACCTCCGGGCACTGGCAAAACTACCACTATGGTGGCTGCCGTAAAACTGACCTTGCAACAAGAAAAACAAGTGTTGGTAACTGCCCCCAGCAACACGGCGGTAGATTTGCTCACCAAACGCTTGCTTGCCAAAGGGGTAAGTGTGATAAGGGTGGGCAACCCGGCAAGGGTCAATGAAGATTTGATCCCTTTTAGCCTGGAGTCGCAAATAGCCCAACACCCCGACTATAAGTTGTTGAAAAAAATACGCCGTGATGCCGACGAGTATAAAAAAATGGCGGCAAAGTATAAACGCAACTTTGGCAAAGAAGAACGCGAACAGCGCAAGTTGATGTTTGCGGAGGCGTCGAAACTAAAGCACGAAGCTTACGCCCTGGAAAAATACATTGTAGACAGTTTACTTAACAATACCCAAGTGGTTACGGCTACTTTGGTGGGCAGCGTCAATAAATTTATTCGTTACCGACGTTTTTCTACGGTATTTATAGACGAAGCTGGGCAAGCGCTGGAGCCCGCTTGTTGGATTCCATTGCTTAAGTCAGAGCGAGTAGTATTTGCCGGAGACCATTGTCAGTTACCTCCTACCATCAAATCATTTGATGCAGCCAAAGGAGGGCTTACCGAGACTTTGTTTGAGCAAGTGATAAAAAAACAGGCGGTAGATGTGATGCTCAAAACCCAATACCGTATGCACGAGCACATTATGCAGTTCTCGAACAAGGAATTTTACCAAGGCGAACTATTGGCTGCCGATACGGTGGTGAATCATCGCTTATTTGCCCATGCTGACTTGCAGGGGGAGATGATCAATCAACCAGTAGAGTTTATTGATACTGCGGGCTGTGGGTTTGAGGAAAAAACGATGGCAGAAACCGGTAGTAAGTACAACCCCGACGAAGCGGGTATATTGCTCAAACACTGGATACAGCTTGCTACTCAATTACAGTTGGCCGAGCCTGACATGCTCAAAGAAGGTTGGTTTTCGGCGGGCATTATTTCGCCCTATCAGGCACAGGTCAAACACTTGAAAGAACTCTTTGCTGAACATCCTGACTTGACCGAGGTGGCACCTTGGACTGATATTAATTCTATTGATGGTTTTCAGGGGCAAGAGCGCGACGTGGTGTATATCTCTATGGTGCGTAGCAACGACAAGGGCAAGATTGGATTTTTGGAGGATACCCGACGGATGAATGTGGCGCTGACCCGTGCCCGTAAAAAACTGGTAGTAATTGGCGATAGTGGTACCCTTGGGCAAAATGCTTTTTACCAACATTTTCTCGACTATATCGACAGCATTGGAGCTTATCGTTCTGCCTGGGAATGGATGGGGTAGTTTTTTGAACCCTAAAAAGACAACCAGTAAAAAGACAATCAGTAAAAAGGCTTTGTGATTGAAATATGCAGCGATGCTTGCCCATTGTACACTTTTACAAGAATTGATAAAGGTGGTGGAGTTGATTGTTTAGGGACTTGTTCAAAATAGGCATTTGGATTTTAGATAGAAATTAAAAGCCGGGTAAGGCTAAACATGCTAAAAACGGACATGACGAACACGTCACTTAAAACAGGGCTATAAAATGAAATGGGCAGTTGTTCTCTCAATCTAACTTATTTCCCGTAGTTTGCTTTGAGCAAATGCGGGATTTTTTATTGGCACCAAAGCCCCATCTTTGGTATAAAATACTTAACTTTGCAAAAAACAAGTTATATCCATTGGTAAAGTTTTTCGAACATACTAAAAAATTTCAATCTGTTTTCTTTCTGCTGGGCTTACTCCTTGCAGTAGAGGCAGATGTGTACGCCAGTGGATATAAAGGGCAGTTTCAAAGCAACTATAAAGAAACACTAAAAAACAACGGTAGCCCAACTGTCAAAACTACCCACAATGTTTTTGGTTTTGTATTTCACCTCGTTGATTTGCCCTTGCCTATTCCTTGCTTTCAGGCATTACACCAACACTATCAGCGTACCATTTACATAGCCGAACGGCAAAACAGCCAAGCTTTTTTAGTAATTAAACCTTTATTACCTCAAGTCAGGTTGTGCCAAAGCATTGCGTATGCCTCAACTGACACCCACCATATTTTATTGATATAACTTCCCCAAAGCGACTCACTTATTATTGTACAGATCGACATGCTCGATTTACCTCCAATATAATATGTAGCGCTACTTCTTTTTTATTTCTATTTTTTTGCATCTAAATTTTATAAAAGTCCTTAGTACTTTAGTCCTCTAAATTAAGTATACCATAGTGATGAATCTTGGCAGTTGATGCGCCATTTTTGAAGATCACTAAAGAACAAAGTTGATCAAAATTTCAGGCCTTTAGGTCAAGTTCAACGGGGTTCATTTACCTACTTAAAAGCTAGAGTGCCAGGACCTGAAGCACCAGGTGCATCAAATCTATACCCTGACAATATACTTACTAAGCACTGTATGGCGGGGTATACAGACGATTATATCAATGAACTTCCAGAAAGTATATCAAAATATATCCAGAAAAATCGCCGAATCAAATGGTTCACCCATCGAGTATGACTTAAAACCTTATGAGGCTATTTTGCAAGAAATCAATGGGTTAGGGGCAAGGTTTGAACATCTGCCAGACCAGGCATTGCAGCACGAAGCCTTACAGCTCAAGGTACAGCTTTCGGGCAAGGCTTCACCAGACAGTATTTTGACAGAAGCTTTTGCCCTTTGTCGTGAAGTATGCCACCGAACGTTAGGTATGCGCCCTTACGATGTGCAGTTACTTGCAGGGTTGGCGATGTACCACGGCAAACTTGCCGAAATGAAAACCGGAGAAGGCAAAACATTGGCGGCAGTATTGCCTGCTTATTTGCAAGCTTTGAGCGGCAAAGGAGTGCATGTGCTTACTTTCAACGATTACCTGGCAAAACGCGATGCAGAGTGGATGGCGCCTGTGTATGAATTTTTGGGGCTTTCGGTAGGGTATATCCAGCAAGATATGTTGGCTAGGGACAAGAAAAATGCCTACAATTGTGACGTGACTTATGCCACCGCAAAAGAGGTAGGCTTTGATTATTTACGTTCTTTTATTGCTTATTCGCCCGATGAACTTATACTGCGCCCCTTTCATTTTGCCATTGTCGACGAGGCTGATGCTTTGTTGATTGATGAAGCCCGTAACCCATTGGTATTGGCGGGTAATATCCGGCAACAGCCCCATAACTTGTCTGCCATTGCGCGGTTTGTGGCAAAACTAGAGCCTGAAGTTGACTATCAAAAAGGAGAATATGAACGAAATGTGTTTTTGTCGGCTTTGGGCAGCCAAAAAGCAGAAAAACGTTTCAAGGTAAACAACTTGTATGACCCCCAAAACAAAACTTTATTGACTGCCCTGAACCTTGCTCTACAGGCAAAAGCATTGTTACACAAAGACCTTGACTATGTAGTGAAAGGGGAGCAAATAATGCTGATAGATGAGTTTACGGGGAGAATAGTAGAAGATCGTAAGTGGCAAAACGGACTACAGGCTGCAGTAGAAGCCAAAGAGGGGGTACCTATACAAATAGAGGGGCAAGTGCTCAACTCTATCACCCTGCCACATTTGATCCATCAATACCCACACCTTGCCGGAATGACGGCTACAGCACAACTTTCTGCCGATGAATTTGCTGATTTTTATGGCTTAAAAACCGTAGTGATTCCTCCTAATATTACTTCACAAAGAATCGATCATCCAGATTCAATTTTTGCCCACAAAGCAGCTAAACTTGATGCCTTGGTGACAGAAATAAAAACAGTGCACCAAACCCAACGTCCGGTATTGGTGGGGACGTTATCGGTGAGCGAATCAGAAGAAATAGCGGGGTTATTAGCACAAGAAGGTATTCGATGCACGGTGCTCAATGCCAAACAAGATGCTCACGAAGCTGAAGTAGTAGCCAATGCGGGAGCACTGGGTGCCATCACTATAGCTACTAATATGGCTGGCAGAGGCACCGATATTGTATTGGGGGGCAAACATGAGGGGACTCAAGGGCAAGTGCGTGCTTTAGGGGGCTTACACGTGATAGGTACCAACCGCCACGAGAGTCGGCGAATTGATGATCAACTCAAAGGGCGCGCCGGGCGTCAG
This genomic window contains:
- a CDS encoding toxin-antitoxin system YwqK family antitoxin → MQIKKHYLLLLLAVWVSAPVVAQKTEPVKTYYDSLRQQLKEEYTLVARADTKLIEGAYKSYHQNGQLASTGDFEEGKKNGRFTGYYASGKKQIEIGYTEGSKEGKFTIFHPNGEMSQRGVYKNDSLTGTVEVYDNQGRILKKSDFVRDIVHGKVFLYFLSGKIKQESDFVQGRAHGVTKTFYPSEKLRKEEAYKKGKPDGFYKTYFENGQVQVSGFNVNGKKEGAYIQYAADGKILTKAFYVKDRLDKEFIRNYRNGQLQQRSYYKLGFKEGKEVLFYKDGTKKRESEYKRKELDQKHTQYYPNGKVKAKIAYQKGKKYGTWKHYHPNGNIKTEEPYIEGKMNGIKKTYNQDGKLIRAETYKVMRMYGAVRNKNRSVKQGLTKIYAPNGQVLEEIYYRRDNKYGRYKSYYPTGKVKAQGAYFYNNKNGAWYLYNVHGKRVKMIQYKAGEVVSEKELK
- a CDS encoding sigma-70 family RNA polymerase sigma factor: MEKTAKIWSDFSDRLLHFISSKIPNTEDAHDIRQEVFVKIHTQLDKLKNDAKLEAWVYQISRHVIADYYRRHYKATQDTNPALEVMADTSEQNLAYQQYAYCCLEPFIRELPEKYQQVILLTHQGHKQAEIAHQLNTSLSNVKMRFQRAKDMLKKDFISCCGYHLDAHGKLTGEQDCQRECKH
- a CDS encoding sialidase family protein; this translates as MNASIVTRQALLTLVLWGSIYSLSIAQIKPLPNPALTNSFTPKLHLSPKGKVYLSWQTKNVNQKHSLWVSSLKGEKWSVPRQAATETQQWFVNWADFPAVTTFGKHSLAVNYLQKSASSTYAYDVMLRISHDKGKTWQKPWVAHQDGTHTEHGFVSLAPASNGRFLAVWLDGRETAKKTGKSHGHSHEHGANKKAMTLRAAFFDGEGNKHAPALLNDWVCDCCQTSVAPTRQGYVVVYRGRSKGEVRDIACQTYKNGQWTSPHIIHPDGWVINGCPVNGPSVSANGNQVAVAWYTKANNKAKVQVAFSDNGGESFSLPTQVNEGSTIGRVACAALPNGDALVVWLETNDTKTFIKLRKVSAQGKAGKIYIVSQTSSARSSGFPQIVVQGKHAILAWTLANKKSKVLKTATYAF
- a CDS encoding AAA domain-containing protein, which produces MQHFDKLLELLNIEKEEDQRQYQNQMVLTPLSERKKKGVSWYPVTVKSTEIGTGENYYISFERVTELRQNHSFQVGDMVSLFNNSSKQGKKSSISGVITYVKRDAMRVAFSVDELPEWVEYGTLGIDLLFDAVTYKEMDAAVRKVVSSEDPRVIELRDVLIGKKKARFLDKSELPDYYEVATLNESQNEAVQNILRAQDVAIIHGPPGTGKTTTMVAAVKLTLQQEKQVLVTAPSNTAVDLLTKRLLAKGVSVIRVGNPARVNEDLIPFSLESQIAQHPDYKLLKKIRRDADEYKKMAAKYKRNFGKEEREQRKLMFAEASKLKHEAYALEKYIVDSLLNNTQVVTATLVGSVNKFIRYRRFSTVFIDEAGQALEPACWIPLLKSERVVFAGDHCQLPPTIKSFDAAKGGLTETLFEQVIKKQAVDVMLKTQYRMHEHIMQFSNKEFYQGELLAADTVVNHRLFAHADLQGEMINQPVEFIDTAGCGFEEKTMAETGSKYNPDEAGILLKHWIQLATQLQLAEPDMLKEGWFSAGIISPYQAQVKHLKELFAEHPDLTEVAPWTDINSIDGFQGQERDVVYISMVRSNDKGKIGFLEDTRRMNVALTRARKKLVVIGDSGTLGQNAFYQHFLDYIDSIGAYRSAWEWMG
- a CDS encoding preprotein translocase subunit SecA; this translates as MNFQKVYQNISRKIAESNGSPIEYDLKPYEAILQEINGLGARFEHLPDQALQHEALQLKVQLSGKASPDSILTEAFALCREVCHRTLGMRPYDVQLLAGLAMYHGKLAEMKTGEGKTLAAVLPAYLQALSGKGVHVLTFNDYLAKRDAEWMAPVYEFLGLSVGYIQQDMLARDKKNAYNCDVTYATAKEVGFDYLRSFIAYSPDELILRPFHFAIVDEADALLIDEARNPLVLAGNIRQQPHNLSAIARFVAKLEPEVDYQKGEYERNVFLSALGSQKAEKRFKVNNLYDPQNKTLLTALNLALQAKALLHKDLDYVVKGEQIMLIDEFTGRIVEDRKWQNGLQAAVEAKEGVPIQIEGQVLNSITLPHLIHQYPHLAGMTATAQLSADEFADFYGLKTVVIPPNITSQRIDHPDSIFAHKAAKLDALVTEIKTVHQTQRPVLVGTLSVSESEEIAGLLAQEGIRCTVLNAKQDAHEAEVVANAGALGAITIATNMAGRGTDIVLGGKHEGTQGQVRALGGLHVIGTNRHESRRIDDQLKGRAGRQGDPGSTHFMISFEDHLMQKYDLRTLLPKKYRDLKQTAPLTQVGIVKGIAQAQRVIEGQMHYMRKTLYEYSAFVEKQRQILHQERQLLLQGASFTGALKEYLLNQYDRQWSNYLNDVAQIKEGIYWARMAGKMPLHSFWQQAGQAFDQLQHALDTLTEQARKNLLEEKEWHIKKPSSTWTYVVNDNPLGNEIGMAIAGNLGLQVDFFSLPALLVMGMVRKWRNKKQE